In one window of Lacticaseibacillus casei DSM 20011 = JCM 1134 = ATCC 393 DNA:
- a CDS encoding GIY-YIG nuclease family protein, producing the protein MVSKYYYFYVLLCADGTFYGGFTDDVEARLATHNAGKGAKYTASRRPVRLLYQEAFPEKHEALSAEWHFKHQSRHKKEQFLTAHHVKW; encoded by the coding sequence ATGGTGAGTAAGTATTATTACTTTTACGTACTCTTATGCGCCGATGGAACCTTCTATGGCGGCTTTACTGATGATGTTGAAGCGCGATTAGCCACGCACAATGCCGGTAAGGGTGCGAAGTATACGGCATCGCGGCGACCGGTTCGGTTGTTGTACCAGGAAGCGTTTCCCGAAAAGCACGAAGCACTGTCGGCGGAATGGCATTTTAAACATCAAAGTCGTCACAAAAAAGAGCAATTTTTAACCGCACATCATGTCAAGTGGTAG
- a CDS encoding tRNA1(Val) (adenine(37)-N6)-methyltransferase, with amino-acid sequence MSLLPGERVDVLASRNIKIIQSAAVFSFSLDAVLLANFAQVKRHSRIVDLAAGNGAVGLFLARETDGQVTMVELQPRLADMARRSVELNYLTNVDVHVGDLAQTTQVVAKDSVDVVTCNPPYFKVSDQSITNPNDHLALARHELTTDFATVTKVSADLLKYQGKAYFVHRPERLVELLATLTAAGLAPKQLQFIHPREDREANMVLIAAIKAGRPDGLRIMPPLIVHEADGSYTPVVRRFLHGE; translated from the coding sequence ATGTCATTATTGCCAGGTGAACGGGTCGACGTGCTGGCCAGTCGCAACATTAAAATCATACAAAGTGCCGCTGTATTCTCGTTTTCATTAGATGCAGTTTTACTGGCCAATTTCGCCCAAGTCAAGCGTCACAGCCGAATAGTGGACTTAGCAGCTGGCAATGGTGCGGTCGGGCTTTTTTTGGCACGCGAAACAGATGGCCAGGTGACCATGGTGGAATTACAACCGCGGTTGGCAGATATGGCGCGTCGCAGTGTTGAATTGAATTATTTAACAAATGTTGATGTGCACGTGGGTGATTTAGCACAGACAACTCAGGTGGTCGCAAAGGATTCAGTTGATGTTGTGACGTGTAATCCTCCCTATTTTAAGGTGAGTGACCAAAGTATCACCAACCCGAATGATCATCTTGCTTTGGCGCGACATGAATTAACCACTGACTTCGCTACTGTGACAAAAGTCAGCGCCGATTTATTGAAGTATCAAGGCAAAGCCTATTTTGTTCACCGCCCGGAACGCTTGGTGGAATTGTTAGCAACCTTGACCGCGGCCGGTTTGGCGCCTAAGCAGTTGCAATTCATTCATCCGCGCGAGGATCGAGAGGCAAACATGGTTTTGATTGCAGCCATCAAAGCCGGACGACCGGATGGCTTGCGAATCATGCCGCCATTGATTGTGCATGAGGCAGATGGCAGCTATACGCCAGTCGTCAGGAGGTTCTTGCATGGTGAGTAA
- a CDS encoding lysophospholipid acyltransferase family protein → MFYSFLRYVVAGLLWLINGHVKTQDKQQLPDGPFVLVAPHRSWLDPVFLALASWPHHFSFMAKSELFKNPLLRWLLVKVGAFPVDRAHPGPSAIKVPVRALKQENKALMIFPTGSRYSADMKGGAILIAKLAKAPIVPAVYQGPGTFWSLFKRKPAIVRFGSPVEPPKGRLTDEALATFSDQLQEKFAALDHAINPDYKYIPDKKKYLEEKEHGDV, encoded by the coding sequence ATGTTTTATAGTTTTCTACGTTATGTCGTAGCCGGTTTACTCTGGCTCATTAATGGACACGTAAAGACTCAGGATAAGCAACAATTGCCTGACGGGCCATTTGTCCTGGTTGCGCCTCACCGCTCCTGGCTCGACCCGGTTTTCCTCGCACTTGCCTCTTGGCCGCACCATTTTTCATTTATGGCAAAAAGCGAATTGTTTAAAAATCCCCTGTTGCGCTGGTTACTTGTTAAAGTTGGGGCTTTCCCGGTTGATCGTGCGCATCCCGGTCCCAGTGCCATCAAGGTTCCGGTCCGTGCTTTAAAGCAGGAAAATAAGGCGCTAATGATTTTCCCTACCGGCTCGCGTTACTCCGCGGATATGAAAGGCGGGGCGATTCTGATTGCCAAGTTGGCAAAAGCGCCGATTGTACCGGCTGTCTATCAAGGCCCGGGAACTTTTTGGTCATTGTTTAAACGTAAACCTGCAATTGTCCGTTTCGGATCACCGGTTGAGCCTCCAAAAGGTCGGCTGACTGACGAAGCGCTCGCAACCTTTAGCGATCAGTTGCAAGAAAAGTTTGCGGCGTTAGATCACGCGATCAATCCGGATTATAAGTACATCCCTGATAAGAAGAAATATCTGGAAGAAAAAGAACATGGTGACGTTTGA
- a CDS encoding amino acid permease, whose translation MNLWKRMTRKPDLAAALKADDLLTRSLTTRDLIALGIGAVIGTGIFILPGTVAATTSGPAITIAFILAAVVCSLAAMCYAEFASALPVAGSAYAYGNIVFGQVFGWIIGWALILEYMLAVAAVSTSFSAYFASLLTGFHIHLPAAIAGPFSPSHGTYVNLIAVLVVLLIGIMLSRGMQSSMAINRLMVLVKLLIILIFVIVGFFYVQPANWHPYLPFGAKGVLAGAAMVFFAYLGFDAVSASAPEVKQPQRTLPRGIIGTLIIATILYVLVAIVLTGMVPFTKLDVADPVAFALGAVRLRGLGGFISVGALAGMFTMMVTMIYSSSRLIYAIGRDGLLPRWFGHISGHLPENALWTVVAIIAIMGGLVPLNQLVNLVNIGTLIAFAFVSIGIIPLRRHKAITNDGFHVPGYPVTPIVSFLFCLLLMTQLSVETWLMSLAWFAFGLVIYFSYGIRHGHVSEAKIR comes from the coding sequence ATGAATCTTTGGAAAAGAATGACCCGTAAGCCAGACTTGGCGGCCGCACTTAAAGCTGATGATTTACTGACACGAAGCTTAACGACGCGAGATTTGATTGCATTAGGCATTGGTGCCGTTATCGGTACTGGGATTTTTATTTTGCCTGGTACCGTTGCCGCTACAACGAGTGGCCCGGCAATCACGATAGCGTTCATTTTGGCGGCGGTTGTGTGTTCATTGGCTGCCATGTGTTATGCGGAATTTGCCTCGGCACTGCCGGTGGCGGGTTCGGCTTATGCGTATGGCAATATTGTTTTCGGTCAGGTTTTTGGTTGGATCATTGGTTGGGCTTTGATTCTTGAATACATGTTGGCGGTTGCCGCGGTTTCGACTAGTTTTTCTGCCTACTTTGCCAGTTTGCTGACCGGTTTTCATATCCATCTGCCCGCAGCGATTGCCGGACCGTTCTCACCTAGCCACGGTACTTATGTCAATCTGATTGCCGTTCTTGTCGTTTTGTTAATCGGCATTATGCTTTCGCGTGGCATGCAGTCTTCGATGGCGATCAATCGACTCATGGTTTTAGTTAAATTGCTTATCATTCTTATTTTTGTGATCGTCGGTTTCTTTTACGTTCAGCCGGCGAATTGGCATCCTTACCTGCCATTTGGTGCCAAAGGCGTTCTCGCCGGGGCCGCCATGGTTTTCTTTGCCTACCTTGGCTTTGATGCGGTGTCGGCCTCAGCTCCTGAAGTAAAGCAGCCTCAACGCACCTTGCCTCGGGGAATTATCGGTACCTTGATCATCGCCACGATCTTATATGTTTTAGTCGCCATTGTCTTGACAGGGATGGTGCCATTTACCAAACTGGACGTAGCTGATCCGGTTGCGTTTGCGCTCGGTGCGGTTCGTTTACGCGGTCTTGGCGGTTTCATTTCGGTGGGTGCACTGGCAGGTATGTTCACCATGATGGTCACGATGATTTACAGCTCATCCCGATTGATTTATGCTATTGGCCGTGATGGCTTGCTTCCCCGTTGGTTCGGTCATATTAGCGGACATCTACCGGAAAATGCCCTCTGGACAGTGGTTGCGATTATCGCGATCATGGGCGGGCTGGTGCCGCTAAACCAGCTGGTCAACCTTGTTAACATCGGCACGCTGATTGCATTCGCGTTTGTGTCCATCGGCATCATCCCGTTACGGCGACATAAAGCCATCACTAACGACGGCTTTCACGTCCCTGGTTACCCAGTGACGCCAATCGTGTCGTTTCTCTTTTGCCTGTTGCTCATGACCCAATTAAGTGTTGAAACCTGGCTTATGAGTCTCGCGTGGTTTGCGTTTGGCTTGGTCATTTATTTCAGCTATGGCATCAGACACGGGCACGTTTCCGAAGCAAAAATCAGGTAA
- a CDS encoding DUF1003 domain-containing protein, translating into MVNKQTATCLVDGQVYAISDGLFLSDLETKLVNIIKNDYPKATKNSFICNSHLLNYRLERMRRQQRQDERAHEKINRKMSQALVKDDFQLTDVYDNMEATNTFGERIADAVAKYTGSWPFIIIFSGFMVVWMILNTVGIFGHKFDPFPFILLNLFLSMVAALQAPLIMMSQNRAAEYDRLEAKNDYHVNLKSEEEIRLLHSKLDHIIADDNPNLFESQRLTVEVMGEMVNQLTETRQQLELLKASQDETDKAVHEEKSKK; encoded by the coding sequence TTGGTCAATAAACAAACAGCAACCTGCCTTGTTGATGGTCAAGTATATGCCATCAGTGATGGGCTTTTCTTAAGTGATCTGGAAACTAAACTTGTCAATATCATCAAAAATGATTATCCCAAGGCCACTAAGAACAGTTTTATCTGCAATTCGCATTTATTAAATTATCGGCTTGAACGGATGCGACGCCAACAACGCCAAGATGAGCGGGCACATGAAAAGATCAACCGCAAAATGTCGCAAGCGTTGGTCAAGGATGATTTTCAACTGACCGATGTTTACGACAACATGGAAGCAACGAACACATTCGGCGAACGAATTGCTGACGCGGTTGCCAAGTATACCGGCTCATGGCCGTTTATCATCATCTTCTCCGGCTTCATGGTGGTTTGGATGATTCTCAACACTGTGGGCATCTTTGGCCATAAGTTTGATCCGTTCCCGTTCATTTTATTAAACCTCTTTTTGAGTATGGTAGCAGCATTACAGGCACCGCTCATTATGATGAGTCAGAACCGGGCGGCTGAGTATGATCGACTCGAAGCCAAGAATGACTATCATGTTAATCTTAAGTCGGAAGAAGAGATTCGCTTACTTCATTCCAAACTGGACCACATTATTGCCGATGACAACCCGAATTTATTTGAAAGTCAGCGCCTGACAGTTGAGGTTATGGGCGAAATGGTCAACCAGTTGACGGAAACCCGCCAACAGCTTGAACTACTTAAAGCCAGTCAGGATGAAACCGACAAGGCCGTGCACGAGGAAAAATCGAAAAAATAA
- a CDS encoding ABC transporter ATP-binding protein: MASKGYESAWSKSIPVRQQIKIMRRLMGFTRPYKRQFIGAIVAAALLAGMNVLLPKILQIFMDRYLANQSATVKILLLFAVLYAFATLVKAVFQFFQTFLFNMGAERGLEDARRQLFAKLHTLGMRYFDQTPAGSIVSRVTNDTMTFSDFWNVILAVIVGLFSVISSFAVMFAANPKIALLVAAFLPILLVVVWYYSTYSSKVYRHMREKLSELNTQLNESIEGISIIQQFRQENRISREFEATNQEYLDARKAMIRVNSLLLSSVINLLYSFALIAVLWTFGLISMHSYVEAGLVYAFTTYTANFFNPMVNMMDSLSFLQDGVVAGSRIFRILDSKEYAPAQHPNAHAVIQQGKIEFRHVSFAYDGKHDILHDISFVANPGETVALVGHTGSGKSSIINVMMRFYEFGKGQILIDDVDIRDYPMEELRKKLGLVLQDSFMFYGDISSNIRLFNDQITDQQVQQAAEFVQADRFINKLPDRYHAKVIEGGSEFSSGERQLISFARTVVTNPKILVLDEATANIDTETESVIQEGLRRIRQGRTTIAIAHRLSTIQDANLILVLNAGRIVERGTHESLLAKHGRYYEMYHLQVGDSGAESTDK; the protein is encoded by the coding sequence GTGGCAAGTAAAGGTTACGAAAGTGCATGGTCTAAAAGTATCCCGGTGCGGCAACAGATTAAGATTATGCGTCGACTCATGGGCTTTACCCGACCGTACAAACGTCAATTCATCGGTGCGATAGTTGCTGCGGCGTTATTGGCAGGTATGAACGTCTTACTGCCAAAGATCCTGCAGATTTTTATGGATCGGTATTTGGCGAATCAAAGTGCGACCGTCAAAATTCTCCTATTGTTTGCGGTCTTATATGCATTCGCCACCTTGGTCAAAGCCGTCTTTCAGTTCTTCCAGACCTTTTTATTCAACATGGGCGCTGAACGCGGACTTGAAGATGCACGGCGGCAGTTGTTTGCCAAACTGCACACACTTGGCATGCGGTATTTTGATCAGACACCGGCTGGCTCGATTGTCTCGCGGGTCACGAATGATACCATGACCTTTTCTGATTTCTGGAACGTTATTTTAGCGGTCATTGTCGGCTTGTTCTCGGTCATCAGTAGCTTTGCTGTCATGTTTGCGGCTAATCCTAAAATTGCCCTGTTGGTGGCGGCGTTCTTACCTATTTTGCTAGTGGTCGTCTGGTATTACAGCACGTATAGTTCCAAAGTTTATCGGCACATGCGCGAAAAGCTTTCCGAGTTGAATACCCAGCTAAATGAGTCGATTGAAGGCATCAGCATTATTCAGCAATTTCGGCAGGAGAATCGGATCAGCCGTGAGTTTGAGGCAACTAATCAGGAATACCTGGATGCTCGTAAGGCCATGATTCGAGTGAACTCCTTGCTGCTGTCGTCTGTGATCAACTTGTTATATTCATTCGCATTGATTGCGGTTTTGTGGACGTTCGGGCTGATTTCCATGCATAGTTACGTCGAAGCAGGTTTGGTATACGCATTCACCACGTATACTGCCAATTTCTTCAATCCGATGGTGAACATGATGGATAGTCTCTCGTTTCTACAAGACGGGGTGGTTGCCGGCAGCCGAATTTTCCGGATTTTGGACAGCAAAGAATACGCGCCTGCACAGCACCCTAATGCCCATGCGGTGATTCAGCAAGGGAAAATCGAATTCCGTCACGTTAGTTTTGCTTATGATGGTAAGCACGATATTCTGCATGATATCAGTTTTGTCGCCAACCCCGGTGAGACGGTGGCATTAGTCGGGCATACCGGATCAGGTAAAAGTTCGATTATCAATGTCATGATGCGCTTTTACGAGTTTGGCAAAGGGCAGATTTTGATTGATGATGTCGACATTCGTGATTACCCGATGGAAGAATTGCGGAAGAAGCTTGGTTTGGTGCTGCAGGATTCCTTCATGTTTTATGGGGATATCAGTAGCAATATTCGCTTGTTCAATGATCAGATTACGGATCAGCAGGTTCAGCAAGCGGCAGAATTCGTTCAGGCGGATCGCTTCATCAACAAATTACCGGATCGTTATCATGCCAAGGTTATTGAAGGCGGGAGCGAGTTTTCCAGCGGCGAACGGCAGCTCATTTCATTCGCCCGCACGGTTGTGACGAATCCCAAGATTCTCGTCTTGGATGAGGCAACTGCCAATATCGACACAGAAACCGAGTCAGTGATTCAGGAGGGCTTGCGGCGTATTCGACAGGGACGGACGACGATCGCCATTGCCCATCGTCTTTCGACTATTCAGGATGCCAACCTTATTTTGGTACTGAATGCCGGGCGAATTGTCGAACGTGGGACGCATGAATCCTTATTGGCTAAACATGGTCGCTATTATGAAATGTATCATCTGCAAGTCGGTGACAGTGGCGCTGAATCCACTGACAAATGA
- a CDS encoding ABC transporter ATP-binding protein: MGIFRKLGWYFKQEWRRYLLGVTFLLLVALVNLIPPKVIGDLVDAMSKSRLTGDYLALMLGLLLFSGIAQYLFRYGWRNAIWGGAVKLERTLRTRLFWHFMKMDATFYQKHRTGDLMAHATNDLNAVQNVAGAGILTLFDSFITGGTTIIAMILVVDWRLTIVAILPMPLLAVMARKLGTRLHAAFSESQAAFSRLNDKTQESVSGIKVIKTFGQEAEDTADFNRIVDRTVQINRRVNFIDALFDPTTSLIMGLTYVITIIYGGWQVVHGQISIGQLVSFVTYVSALVWPMFAIGRLFNILERGNASYDRVNELLQERSTILEAKDAITTPAHGNIRYQINKFSYPNDQQVALSRVHFTLLEGNTLGIVGKVGAGKSTIFKLLLREFDNYDGFIEFGGHNIKDYSLDALLDSIGYVPQDNFLFSTTVADNIRFSAFEKGQQDVENAAKESAVHDDIKKFTSGYETLVGEKGVSLSGGQKQRLAIARAVINAPELLILDDALSAVDAKTEEEILTNMKRDRAHKTTIIAAHRLSSVMHADEIIVLENGQVIERGTHAQLLAKHGWYAEMWAKQEMEAAEEGDVRGK; encoded by the coding sequence GTGGGAATTTTTAGAAAATTAGGGTGGTATTTCAAACAGGAGTGGCGGCGTTATCTGTTAGGTGTGACTTTTTTACTATTAGTCGCGTTGGTTAATTTAATTCCGCCAAAGGTCATCGGTGATCTGGTTGATGCAATGAGTAAATCACGGCTGACAGGCGATTATCTTGCCCTTATGCTGGGGCTGCTGCTGTTCTCCGGGATTGCGCAATATCTCTTCCGTTATGGGTGGCGGAATGCAATCTGGGGCGGGGCCGTAAAGTTGGAGCGCACGTTGCGGACCCGTTTATTTTGGCATTTTATGAAAATGGACGCGACTTTTTATCAAAAACATCGCACCGGGGATTTGATGGCACATGCTACCAATGATTTAAACGCGGTGCAAAACGTGGCTGGTGCCGGAATTTTGACCTTATTTGATTCGTTCATTACCGGAGGCACGACCATTATCGCGATGATTTTGGTCGTTGATTGGCGTCTGACGATTGTGGCGATTTTGCCGATGCCTCTGCTGGCCGTGATGGCGCGTAAGTTAGGCACCAGACTGCATGCGGCGTTTTCCGAGTCGCAGGCGGCATTTTCGCGGTTGAATGATAAAACGCAGGAAAGTGTCAGCGGCATCAAAGTGATCAAGACATTTGGCCAGGAAGCAGAGGATACCGCCGACTTTAACCGGATTGTCGATCGAACCGTGCAAATTAATCGCCGGGTTAATTTTATTGATGCATTGTTTGATCCGACGACTAGTCTGATTATGGGGCTTACTTATGTCATTACGATCATTTACGGCGGCTGGCAAGTAGTGCACGGGCAAATTTCAATTGGCCAGTTAGTTTCATTTGTGACCTATGTTTCGGCGTTAGTCTGGCCTATGTTTGCAATTGGCCGCCTGTTTAACATTCTTGAACGTGGGAATGCCAGCTATGATCGGGTCAACGAACTGCTTCAGGAACGTTCGACGATTCTCGAAGCCAAAGACGCGATTACCACGCCGGCGCATGGTAATATCCGGTATCAGATCAACAAGTTTAGTTACCCCAATGATCAGCAAGTGGCCTTGAGTCGGGTTCATTTTACCTTGTTGGAAGGCAACACGCTCGGGATTGTCGGGAAGGTCGGCGCCGGCAAGAGTACGATTTTCAAACTTCTGTTGCGTGAATTCGATAATTACGATGGGTTCATTGAGTTTGGCGGCCATAATATCAAAGATTATTCGCTCGATGCGCTGCTTGATTCGATCGGATATGTGCCGCAAGACAATTTTTTGTTTTCAACCACAGTAGCCGACAACATTCGTTTTTCCGCCTTTGAAAAGGGCCAGCAAGACGTAGAAAATGCCGCCAAGGAAAGTGCGGTGCATGATGATATCAAAAAATTTACATCAGGCTATGAAACCTTGGTTGGCGAAAAAGGCGTCAGCTTATCTGGCGGACAGAAACAACGCTTGGCCATCGCTCGAGCGGTCATCAATGCGCCTGAATTGTTGATCCTGGATGATGCCTTGTCAGCAGTGGATGCGAAAACCGAAGAAGAAATTCTGACCAACATGAAACGTGATCGCGCGCATAAAACAACGATCATTGCGGCTCATCGCTTGAGCTCAGTGATGCATGCCGATGAAATTATTGTTTTGGAAAACGGCCAAGTCATTGAGCGTGGTACACATGCCCAATTGTTGGCCAAACATGGTTGGTATGCCGAAATGTGGGCAAAGCAGGAAATGGAAGCAGCGGAGGAAGGTGACGTACGTGGCAAGTAA
- a CDS encoding YneF family protein, which translates to MLITILVGIIALLVGLAGGFFGARAYMKKYFQDNPPVNEDMLRTMMMQMGQKPSAKKLNQMMAQMKQAQRNAK; encoded by the coding sequence TTGCTAATCACAATACTTGTGGGGATCATTGCGTTACTGGTCGGCTTGGCAGGCGGATTCTTCGGCGCACGGGCATATATGAAAAAGTATTTTCAAGATAATCCGCCTGTGAACGAAGACATGCTGCGCACCATGATGATGCAAATGGGGCAAAAGCCATCTGCTAAGAAACTGAACCAAATGATGGCGCAAATGAAACAAGCCCAACGTAATGCTAAGTAA
- a CDS encoding DUF896 domain-containing protein translates to MAQQPQERLDRINELAKKDRSVGLTPEEKIERQQLREAYLKDFRAGLRDQIEHTQVFDKKGHEITSKKVQKIQREHGWRKD, encoded by the coding sequence ATGGCACAACAACCACAAGAACGACTGGATCGGATCAATGAATTAGCCAAGAAAGATCGTAGCGTAGGGTTGACACCTGAGGAAAAAATCGAACGTCAACAGCTACGTGAAGCTTATTTAAAAGATTTTCGTGCCGGTTTACGCGATCAAATCGAGCACACGCAGGTTTTTGATAAAAAAGGACATGAAATTACCAGCAAGAAAGTCCAAAAAATTCAACGCGAACATGGTTGGCGAAAAGATTAG
- the rplS gene encoding 50S ribosomal protein L19 codes for MNPLIQEITKKQLRDDIPDFRAGDNVRVHAKIVEGERERIQLFEGVVIKRRGVGISATYTVRKISNGVGVERTFPLHSPRVEKIEVTRHGQVRRAKLYYLRALRGKAARIREKRR; via the coding sequence ATGAACCCATTGATTCAAGAAATTACCAAGAAACAGTTACGCGACGATATTCCTGACTTCCGTGCAGGCGATAACGTCCGCGTCCACGCTAAGATTGTCGAAGGCGAACGCGAACGTATTCAGCTCTTTGAAGGCGTTGTAATCAAACGTCGCGGTGTTGGCATTTCCGCTACCTACACTGTTCGTAAAATCTCAAACGGTGTCGGTGTGGAACGGACATTCCCATTACACTCCCCGCGGGTCGAAAAGATTGAAGTCACCCGTCACGGCCAAGTTCGTCGGGCAAAACTCTACTACCTACGCGCACTCCGCGGCAAAGCAGCACGTATCCGCGAAAAGCGTCGTTAA
- the trmD gene encoding tRNA (guanosine(37)-N1)-methyltransferase TrmD: protein MQIDVLSLFPNMFEPLRESMIGKALERHLLNFDVVDYRSYSHDKHHHVDDTPYGGGSGMLLKPEPLFEAMDGVNQRHPGPKRVILMDPAGKKFDQQAARELSQESHLVFICGHYEGYDERIRTLVTDEYSLGDYVLTGGELPAMVMIDAIVRLLPGVLGNDESAHTDSFENGLLEYPQYTRPPEYRGMKVPEVLQNGNHQLIARWRLKESLRRTYLRRPDLLERVELDDAAKKLLREVKTEEATKAAERRLNAFEQNTEDTD from the coding sequence ATGCAGATTGACGTTTTAAGCTTGTTTCCAAATATGTTTGAGCCATTGCGCGAAAGCATGATCGGGAAGGCGCTTGAACGCCACCTGCTTAACTTTGATGTGGTTGATTATCGCAGTTATAGCCATGACAAACACCATCACGTAGATGACACGCCTTATGGTGGCGGTTCTGGCATGTTGCTCAAGCCGGAACCGCTGTTTGAGGCCATGGATGGGGTCAATCAACGCCATCCGGGGCCTAAGCGGGTTATTTTGATGGATCCGGCAGGCAAAAAGTTCGACCAGCAAGCCGCCCGGGAACTCTCGCAAGAAAGCCACCTGGTCTTCATTTGTGGGCATTACGAAGGTTATGATGAACGGATTCGGACACTTGTCACCGATGAATATTCACTTGGCGACTATGTCCTAACCGGCGGCGAGCTGCCGGCAATGGTCATGATTGATGCCATTGTCCGGCTTTTGCCAGGTGTTTTGGGTAATGACGAAAGCGCCCACACCGACAGTTTTGAAAATGGCCTGCTCGAGTACCCGCAATACACCCGCCCGCCTGAATATCGCGGTATGAAGGTGCCTGAAGTCCTCCAAAATGGCAACCATCAGCTGATTGCCCGTTGGCGGTTAAAGGAAAGCCTGCGCCGAACCTATCTGCGGCGACCGGATTTGCTTGAGCGGGTCGAACTTGATGATGCCGCCAAAAAACTGTTACGCGAGGTTAAAACAGAAGAGGCCACAAAAGCAGCAGAAAGACGATTGAACGCTTTCGAACAGAACACAGAGGATACCGATTGA
- the rimM gene encoding ribosome maturation factor RimM (Essential for efficient processing of 16S rRNA): protein MPEYYDIGTIVNTHGIRGEVRVLVTTDFPEQRFQVGKTVYVATSPKTALTIQSVREHKGLTMLTFKGYTDINQVLPFKGKKMQVTDAALQPLEAGSYYYKDIIGLTVIDEHGQTLGKVSEILSPGPNDVWVIPRAGKSEILLPFLKSVVQSIDLERKEAHVIVPEGLIDDAD from the coding sequence ATGCCCGAGTATTATGATATTGGCACGATTGTGAATACCCATGGCATCCGCGGTGAAGTCCGTGTGCTTGTGACGACGGATTTTCCGGAGCAGCGGTTTCAGGTGGGGAAGACGGTCTATGTTGCGACTTCGCCCAAAACGGCGCTGACGATTCAATCGGTTCGCGAACATAAAGGCCTCACAATGCTGACGTTTAAAGGCTATACGGATATTAACCAGGTTTTACCGTTCAAAGGGAAAAAAATGCAGGTCACGGATGCTGCCTTACAGCCGCTTGAAGCCGGTAGCTATTATTATAAAGATATTATCGGCTTGACGGTGATTGATGAGCATGGTCAGACACTCGGCAAAGTCAGTGAGATTCTCAGCCCCGGTCCTAATGATGTCTGGGTAATTCCCCGCGCCGGTAAAAGTGAGATTTTGTTGCCGTTTTTAAAGTCTGTGGTACAGTCGATTGATCTGGAACGCAAGGAAGCGCACGTCATCGTGCCGGAAGGGTTGATTGACGATGCAGATTGA
- a CDS encoding KH domain-containing protein translates to MVDIGSLIKAIVTPLVTKPEAVKVTAHETGEYMAFDLAVAPEDVGRVIGKQGRVAQAIRTIVYSVKSPYDKRVRLNILDAPHTK, encoded by the coding sequence ATGGTGGATATCGGTAGTTTGATCAAAGCCATTGTTACCCCGCTGGTTACCAAGCCAGAAGCCGTAAAGGTGACGGCGCATGAAACAGGCGAGTATATGGCCTTTGATCTGGCTGTTGCGCCTGAAGATGTCGGCCGCGTGATCGGCAAACAGGGCCGGGTTGCCCAGGCAATCCGAACCATTGTATACAGTGTTAAAAGCCCGTACGATAAGCGGGTGCGGCTCAATATTTTGGATGCGCCGCATACAAAATAA
- the rpsP gene encoding 30S ribosomal protein S16, which produces MAVKIRLKRMGSKRKPFYRIVVADSRSPRDGRFIEAVGYYNPLTNPVDLKLNEEDILNWLQKGAQPSDTVRNLLGSKGIMQKYHEARFAKK; this is translated from the coding sequence GTGGCAGTTAAAATTCGTTTAAAGCGGATGGGTTCAAAGCGTAAGCCTTTCTACCGGATCGTTGTAGCAGACTCACGCTCGCCGCGTGACGGTCGTTTCATCGAAGCCGTGGGCTATTACAACCCGTTGACTAATCCAGTCGATTTAAAGTTAAATGAAGAAGATATTTTGAATTGGCTTCAAAAAGGCGCACAACCTTCAGATACTGTACGTAACTTGCTTGGCAGCAAGGGCATCATGCAGAAGTATCACGAAGCGCGCTTTGCTAAGAAATAA